The Grus americana isolate bGruAme1 chromosome 8, bGruAme1.mat, whole genome shotgun sequence genome includes a region encoding these proteins:
- the ARHGAP29 gene encoding rho GTPase-activating protein 29 isoform X5, whose amino-acid sequence MLRQNGGSNKRGLGLARLSTSNFFTISNSGNWGMGRSTKSSSLSSISSNSDCYDNPVVDPEYIMQLVNDVRKFADVLLYLKEAILSEENQDGLHQVVHERLGELLRVLKAVINKHQILNSVDILSAAGTVIAKVKAVNFKEVNEENKRELFSEIFSSIETLAFTFGNIVSDFLMGDVDNGSSLGLPVSRRSRSFENLSVESGGSLHEKDDIQGHLRAEEVDSMLLRNDSGIESALSYAKAWSKYTKEVVAWVEKKLSLEVECAKNLAKVAETAKAVVGHQDYMPFQSIFINAFQNDIENNQLWQQTAAALQSNKFVQPLLGRRNELDRQRKDIKELWQREQKKMQELEAALRKAKLLYTQRQDEYEKAKSCTARAEEEHLSLSGSFVKDVSKQLEKKRRLEEEALQKAEEANEHYKASMAEIEDKRNDLESFKSDVLTQLRELIYQCDLTLKAATVNLFQLQHAQVVSLPINCQSLCESAKLYDPGQQYSEFVKSLPKEGVPIESGSFETQSSQVDGVFNKQSTNNVHTSHGNLSQCSGDFSAQTLDDVGSPIYHRSQKIGEKRSSSGADIQATRGPPPFRSWSVGNQSGGMCSDSESAGGSSESRSMDSPSASPGDFKRRLPRTPSTGTMSSADDLDEREPPSPSDCGLNDLTSETANSPGPFRNANMSKAAQTHKLRKLRAPSKCRECDSLVVFHGAECEECSLACHKKCLETLAIQCGHKKLHGRLHLFGVEFAQAAKNVPDGIPFIIKKCTSEIESRALNVKGIYRVNGAKSRVEKLCQAFENGKDLVELSELYAHDISNVLKLYLRQLPEPLILFRLYNEFIGLAKESQNVNEELEAKQASPKSKKRQSICIELNRIIIKIKDLLKQLPVPNYNTLQYLIGHLHRVTEQSDENKMSASNLGIIFGPTLIRPRQTDATVSLSSLVDYPYQARVVELLITYYEKIFDVSLKPLLSTSLSEEAAMTVRVALSAEEREPQQRRKSFVAVKEGVLIAPSESRASETAALFLELNNSKNTKEQVDASVTECVSLPLTGTKPEVSGKSNSLTESSATSILDINISAPKKPGDAVSPASERDSDSFVSLGEDSCKINLFPAKPNRQITKVPLRVPRTKPATRPVSLPVDRILPPCVLNERNTRNVGAVSPEKLGRFPTIEEVSEVKARPGVPTYWRLPCYNTQMLRKTWDKQYKQYDITARTAMIVTNVPQENRALESGTADALPSSCSIGNNSANAILLSKPCSVSVRSGRTATEGNGLDANPLAAFRAPRTLQPPPGTFYKPPSNKTKQNEEGSLAKACASTSTSFVLHQDNTARSSAIPSGDPEQNTNEQKTSSEDIHPTDLKPTYQRLRPKRIQELEHREAHFV is encoded by the exons CGGTGAACTTCAAAGAagttaatgaagaaaacaagagagaacttttcagtgaaatattttcttccattgaaACATTGGCATTCACCTTTGGAAACAT TGTTTCAGACTTCCTTATGGGAGATGTAGACAATGGCTCGTCATTGGGACTTCCTGTATCTCGGAGAAGTCGG TCTTTTGAGAATCTTTCTGTGGAGTCTGGGGGTTCACTGCATGAAAAGGATGATATTCAAG gaCATCTTCGAGCAGAGGAGGTTGATAGCATGCTCCTAAGAAATGACAGCGGAATTGAATCAGCTCTGTCCTATGCTAAAGCATGGTCAAAATATACCAAGGAGGTAGTCGCATGGGTAGAAAAAAAGCTTAGCTTGG aagtggAGTGTGCGAAAAACTTAGCAAAAGTGGCTGAAACTGCTAAAGCTGTTGTTGGACACCAG GATTATATGCCATTCCAGTCGATATTCattaatgcttttcaaaatgataTCGAGAACAATCAACTTTGGCAAcaaacagctgctgctctccagtcTAACAAATTTGTGCAG CCTCTTCTCGGAAGGAGAAATGAGTTGGATAGACAAAGGAAAGATATCAAGGAGCTTTGGCAGcgagaacagaaaaaaatg caagagctggaagctgctctaagaaaagcaaagttgcTATATACACAGCGTCAAGATGAGTACGAAAAGGCAAAATCCTGCACTGCTCGTGCTGAGGAGGAACATCTTAGCTTAAGTGGAAGCTTTGTGAAAGATGTCAGCAAGCAACTAGAAAAAAAACGAAGGCTAGAAGAGGAGGCGCTTCAAAAA GCTGAAGAGGCCAATGAACACTATAAAGCAAGCATGGCAGAGattgaagacaaaagaaatgatTTGGAAAGCTTTAAAAGTGATGTCTTAACACAGCTTCGGGAGCTTATTTACCAGTGTGATCTCACTCTTAAAGCT GCAACAGTTAACCTGTTCCAGCTGCAGCACGCTCAGGTTGTATCTCTTCCAATTAACTGCCAGTCCCTCTGTGAGAGTGCCAAACTCTATGACCCTGGACAGCAGTATTCAGAATTTGTGAAAAGTTTGCCAAAGGAAGGTGTTCCTATTGAATCAGGTTCTTTTGAAACCCAGAGTTCCCAGGTTGATGG ggTTTTTAATAAGCAGTCAACCAACAATGTCCATACGTCACATGGTAACTTATCTCAGTGTTCAGGAGATTTTTCTGCTCAGACGTTAGATGATGTGGGAAGCCCAATTTATCATCGTTCACAAAAGATTGGAGAGAAGAGATCTTCCAGCGGCGCAGATATTCAAG caacacgAGGGCCGCCACCATTCAGATCATGGTCAGTTGGCAACCAGAGTGGAGGAATGTGCAGTGATTCTGAAAGTGCAGGGGGAAGCAGCGAGTCACGATCCATGGATTCTCCATCTGCTAGCCCAG GGGATTTTAAAAGACGACTTCCCCGAACACCTTCCACTGGTACGATGTCATCTGCAGATGATCTTGATGAAAGAGAGCCACCATCTCCTTCAGACTGTG GTTTAAATGATCTGACATCTGAAACTGCAAATTCTCCGGGACCTTTTAGAAATGCTAATATGTCCAAAGcagcacaaacacacaaactgCGGAAGCTGAGAGCTCCATCTAAATGCAGAGAATGTGACAGCTTAGTGGTATTTCATGGAGCTGAATGTGAGGAG TGTTCACTTGCATGCCATAAAAAATGTTTAGAGACTTTAGCTATTCAGTGTGGGCACAAAAAACTTCATGGAAGGCTTCACTTGTTTGGAGTAGAATTTGCCCAAGCTGCTAAAAATGTTCCTGATGGTATTCCTTTCATCATCAAAAAGTGTACGTCAGAAATTGAAAGCAGAGCGCTGAATGTCAAG GGCATCTATCGTGTGAATGGAGCCAAATCAAGAGTTGAAAAACTTTGTcaagcttttgaaaatggaaaggattTGGTTGAGCTCTCAGAACTGTATGCACACGATATCAGCAACGTTCTCAAGCTGTATCTCCGCCAG CTTCCTGAACCCTTGATTTTGTTTCGGCTTTACAATGAGTTCATTGGACTGGCAAAAGAAAGCCAGAATGTTAATGAGGAACTGGAAGCTAAACAAGCTAGCCCCAAATCAAAGAAAAGACAGTCAATCTGTATTGAATTGAATAGGATcatcattaaaattaaagatCTTCTGAAACAACTGCCTGTACCAAACTACAACACTCTTCAGTACCTTATTGGACACCTTCACAG GGTTACAGAACAgtctgatgaaaataaaatgtcagccAGCAACCTTGGCATAATATTTGGCCCAACCCTGATCAGGCCACGTCAAACAGATGCTACAGTTTCTTTGTCGTCTCTTGTGGATTACCCTTATCAGGCCCGAGTAGTGGAGCTGCTCATAACATACTATGAAAAGATATTCGATGTTTCATTGAAACCGCTTCTGAGCACATCTCTATCTGAAGAAGCTGCCATGACAGTCAGAGTTGCTTTATCAGCTGAAGAGAGGGAGCCACAGCAGCGGAGGAAGTCATTTGTTGCTGTAAAGGAA GGTGTTCTGATAGctccaagtgaaagcagagCTTCAGAAACAGCTGCATTGTTTTTGGAATTGAACAATAGCAAGAATACAAAAGAACAAGTAGATGCATCTGTAACTG AATGTGTATCATTGCCACTCACTGGAACTAAACCAGAAGTCTCTGGGAAGAGTAATTCTCTGACAGAATCATCAGCTACCAGCATTTTGGATATTAATATTTCTGCTCCAAAAAAGCCAG GTGATGCTGTGAGTCCAGCTTCAGAGAGAGACAGTGATTCATTTGTTTCTCTAGGTGaagacagctgtaaaattaACTTATTTCCTGCAAAACCTAACCGTCAGATTACCAAAGTTCCATTGCGGGTTCCAAGGACAAAACCAGCTACTCGCCCTGTGAGCCTGCCTGTAGACCGAATACTTCCTCCATGTGTTTtgaatgaaagaaatacacGAAATGTAGGAGCAGTAAGTCCAGAGAAGCTGGGCAGGTTCCCTACTATTGAAGAAGTTTCAGAGGTGAAGGCACGCCCTGGTGTTCCTACCTACTGGAGACTTCCTTGTTACAACACCCAGATGCTGCGAAAAACTTGGGACAAGCAATATAAACAGTATGATATCACAGCAAGGACAGCAATGATTGTGACTAATGTGCCTCAGGAGAACCGAGCACTTGAGAGTGGAACTGCAGATGCCTTACCTTCATCATGCAGCATTGGTAACAATTCAGCTAATGCCATTCTTCTTAGTAAGCCATGTTCTGTTTCTGTCAGGTCAGGAAGGACAGCAACAGAAGGGAATGGTCTTGATGCCAATCCTCTTGCTGCCTTCAGGGCACCAAGAACACTGCAACCACCCCCAGGGACATTTTATAAACCACCctctaacaaaacaaaacaaaatgaagaggGTTCTTTAGCTAAAGCCTGTGCATCAACCAGTACTAGCTTTGTGCTTCACCAGGATAATACTGCAAGGAGCTCTGCAATTCCATCAGGTGATCCtgaacaaaacacaaatgaacaaaaaactAGCTCAGAGGATATTCACCCCACAGATCTGAAGCCTACTTACCAGAGACTGAGACCAAAAAGGATCCAAGAACTGGAACACAGGGAAGCTCATTTTGTATAG
- the ARHGAP29 gene encoding rho GTPase-activating protein 29 isoform X6 translates to MGDVDNGSSLGLPVSRRSRSFENLSVESGGSLHEKDDIQGHLRAEEVDSMLLRNDSGIESALSYAKAWSKYTKEVVAWVEKKLSLEVECAKNLAKVAETAKAVVGHQDYMPFQSIFINAFQNDIENNQLWQQTAAALQSNKFVQPLLGRRNELDRQRKDIKELWQREQKKMQELEAALRKAKLLYTQRQDEYEKAKSCTARAEEEHLSLSGSFVKDVSKQLEKKRRLEEEALQKAEEANEHYKASMAEIEDKRNDLESFKSDVLTQLRELIYQCDLTLKAATVNLFQLQHAQVVSLPINCQSLCESAKLYDPGQQYSEFVKSLPKEGVPIESGSFETQSSQVDGVFNKQSTNNVHTSHGNLSQCSGDFSAQTLDDVGSPIYHRSQKIGEKRSSSGADIQATRGPPPFRSWSVGNQSGGMCSDSESAGGSSESRSMDSPSASPGDFKRRLPRTPSTGTMSSADDLDEREPPSPSDCGLNDLTSETANSPGPFRNANMSKAAQTHKLRKLRAPSKCRECDSLVVFHGAECEECSLACHKKCLETLAIQCGHKKLHGRLHLFGVEFAQAAKNVPDGIPFIIKKCTSEIESRALNVKGIYRVNGAKSRVEKLCQAFENGKDLVELSELYAHDISNVLKLYLRQLPEPLILFRLYNEFIGLAKESQNVNEELEAKQASPKSKKRQSICIELNRIIIKIKDLLKQLPVPNYNTLQYLIGHLHRVTEQSDENKMSASNLGIIFGPTLIRPRQTDATVSLSSLVDYPYQARVVELLITYYEKIFDVSLKPLLSTSLSEEAAMTVRVALSAEEREPQQRRKSFVAVKEGVLIAPSESRASETAALFLELNNSKNTKEQVDASVTECVSLPLTGTKPEVSGKSNSLTESSATSILDINISAPKKPGDAVSPASERDSDSFVSLGEDSCKINLFPAKPNRQITKVPLRVPRTKPATRPVSLPVDRILPPCVLNERNTRNVGAVSPEKLGRFPTIEEVSEVKARPGVPTYWRLPCYNTQMLRKTWDKQYKQYDITARTAMIVTNVPQENRALESGTADALPSSCSIGNNSANAILLSKPCSVSVRSGRTATEGNGLDANPLAAFRAPRTLQPPPGTFYKPPSNKTKQNEEGSLAKACASTSTSFVLHQDNTARSSAIPSGDPEQNTNEQKTSSEDIHPTDLKPTYQRLRPKRIQELEHREAHFV, encoded by the exons ATGGGAGATGTAGACAATGGCTCGTCATTGGGACTTCCTGTATCTCGGAGAAGTCGG TCTTTTGAGAATCTTTCTGTGGAGTCTGGGGGTTCACTGCATGAAAAGGATGATATTCAAG gaCATCTTCGAGCAGAGGAGGTTGATAGCATGCTCCTAAGAAATGACAGCGGAATTGAATCAGCTCTGTCCTATGCTAAAGCATGGTCAAAATATACCAAGGAGGTAGTCGCATGGGTAGAAAAAAAGCTTAGCTTGG aagtggAGTGTGCGAAAAACTTAGCAAAAGTGGCTGAAACTGCTAAAGCTGTTGTTGGACACCAG GATTATATGCCATTCCAGTCGATATTCattaatgcttttcaaaatgataTCGAGAACAATCAACTTTGGCAAcaaacagctgctgctctccagtcTAACAAATTTGTGCAG CCTCTTCTCGGAAGGAGAAATGAGTTGGATAGACAAAGGAAAGATATCAAGGAGCTTTGGCAGcgagaacagaaaaaaatg caagagctggaagctgctctaagaaaagcaaagttgcTATATACACAGCGTCAAGATGAGTACGAAAAGGCAAAATCCTGCACTGCTCGTGCTGAGGAGGAACATCTTAGCTTAAGTGGAAGCTTTGTGAAAGATGTCAGCAAGCAACTAGAAAAAAAACGAAGGCTAGAAGAGGAGGCGCTTCAAAAA GCTGAAGAGGCCAATGAACACTATAAAGCAAGCATGGCAGAGattgaagacaaaagaaatgatTTGGAAAGCTTTAAAAGTGATGTCTTAACACAGCTTCGGGAGCTTATTTACCAGTGTGATCTCACTCTTAAAGCT GCAACAGTTAACCTGTTCCAGCTGCAGCACGCTCAGGTTGTATCTCTTCCAATTAACTGCCAGTCCCTCTGTGAGAGTGCCAAACTCTATGACCCTGGACAGCAGTATTCAGAATTTGTGAAAAGTTTGCCAAAGGAAGGTGTTCCTATTGAATCAGGTTCTTTTGAAACCCAGAGTTCCCAGGTTGATGG ggTTTTTAATAAGCAGTCAACCAACAATGTCCATACGTCACATGGTAACTTATCTCAGTGTTCAGGAGATTTTTCTGCTCAGACGTTAGATGATGTGGGAAGCCCAATTTATCATCGTTCACAAAAGATTGGAGAGAAGAGATCTTCCAGCGGCGCAGATATTCAAG caacacgAGGGCCGCCACCATTCAGATCATGGTCAGTTGGCAACCAGAGTGGAGGAATGTGCAGTGATTCTGAAAGTGCAGGGGGAAGCAGCGAGTCACGATCCATGGATTCTCCATCTGCTAGCCCAG GGGATTTTAAAAGACGACTTCCCCGAACACCTTCCACTGGTACGATGTCATCTGCAGATGATCTTGATGAAAGAGAGCCACCATCTCCTTCAGACTGTG GTTTAAATGATCTGACATCTGAAACTGCAAATTCTCCGGGACCTTTTAGAAATGCTAATATGTCCAAAGcagcacaaacacacaaactgCGGAAGCTGAGAGCTCCATCTAAATGCAGAGAATGTGACAGCTTAGTGGTATTTCATGGAGCTGAATGTGAGGAG TGTTCACTTGCATGCCATAAAAAATGTTTAGAGACTTTAGCTATTCAGTGTGGGCACAAAAAACTTCATGGAAGGCTTCACTTGTTTGGAGTAGAATTTGCCCAAGCTGCTAAAAATGTTCCTGATGGTATTCCTTTCATCATCAAAAAGTGTACGTCAGAAATTGAAAGCAGAGCGCTGAATGTCAAG GGCATCTATCGTGTGAATGGAGCCAAATCAAGAGTTGAAAAACTTTGTcaagcttttgaaaatggaaaggattTGGTTGAGCTCTCAGAACTGTATGCACACGATATCAGCAACGTTCTCAAGCTGTATCTCCGCCAG CTTCCTGAACCCTTGATTTTGTTTCGGCTTTACAATGAGTTCATTGGACTGGCAAAAGAAAGCCAGAATGTTAATGAGGAACTGGAAGCTAAACAAGCTAGCCCCAAATCAAAGAAAAGACAGTCAATCTGTATTGAATTGAATAGGATcatcattaaaattaaagatCTTCTGAAACAACTGCCTGTACCAAACTACAACACTCTTCAGTACCTTATTGGACACCTTCACAG GGTTACAGAACAgtctgatgaaaataaaatgtcagccAGCAACCTTGGCATAATATTTGGCCCAACCCTGATCAGGCCACGTCAAACAGATGCTACAGTTTCTTTGTCGTCTCTTGTGGATTACCCTTATCAGGCCCGAGTAGTGGAGCTGCTCATAACATACTATGAAAAGATATTCGATGTTTCATTGAAACCGCTTCTGAGCACATCTCTATCTGAAGAAGCTGCCATGACAGTCAGAGTTGCTTTATCAGCTGAAGAGAGGGAGCCACAGCAGCGGAGGAAGTCATTTGTTGCTGTAAAGGAA GGTGTTCTGATAGctccaagtgaaagcagagCTTCAGAAACAGCTGCATTGTTTTTGGAATTGAACAATAGCAAGAATACAAAAGAACAAGTAGATGCATCTGTAACTG AATGTGTATCATTGCCACTCACTGGAACTAAACCAGAAGTCTCTGGGAAGAGTAATTCTCTGACAGAATCATCAGCTACCAGCATTTTGGATATTAATATTTCTGCTCCAAAAAAGCCAG GTGATGCTGTGAGTCCAGCTTCAGAGAGAGACAGTGATTCATTTGTTTCTCTAGGTGaagacagctgtaaaattaACTTATTTCCTGCAAAACCTAACCGTCAGATTACCAAAGTTCCATTGCGGGTTCCAAGGACAAAACCAGCTACTCGCCCTGTGAGCCTGCCTGTAGACCGAATACTTCCTCCATGTGTTTtgaatgaaagaaatacacGAAATGTAGGAGCAGTAAGTCCAGAGAAGCTGGGCAGGTTCCCTACTATTGAAGAAGTTTCAGAGGTGAAGGCACGCCCTGGTGTTCCTACCTACTGGAGACTTCCTTGTTACAACACCCAGATGCTGCGAAAAACTTGGGACAAGCAATATAAACAGTATGATATCACAGCAAGGACAGCAATGATTGTGACTAATGTGCCTCAGGAGAACCGAGCACTTGAGAGTGGAACTGCAGATGCCTTACCTTCATCATGCAGCATTGGTAACAATTCAGCTAATGCCATTCTTCTTAGTAAGCCATGTTCTGTTTCTGTCAGGTCAGGAAGGACAGCAACAGAAGGGAATGGTCTTGATGCCAATCCTCTTGCTGCCTTCAGGGCACCAAGAACACTGCAACCACCCCCAGGGACATTTTATAAACCACCctctaacaaaacaaaacaaaatgaagaggGTTCTTTAGCTAAAGCCTGTGCATCAACCAGTACTAGCTTTGTGCTTCACCAGGATAATACTGCAAGGAGCTCTGCAATTCCATCAGGTGATCCtgaacaaaacacaaatgaacaaaaaactAGCTCAGAGGATATTCACCCCACAGATCTGAAGCCTACTTACCAGAGACTGAGACCAAAAAGGATCCAAGAACTGGAACACAGGGAAGCTCATTTTGTATAG